The Candidatus Thioglobus sp. DNA window GATGAATTATTTGCACTTAAGAGTGAAATCACCATCGACTTAGAAACGCAAACTATTCGTACAGATTCACAAACATATGACTTTGAAGTTGATCAGGAGCGCAAACGTCGACTGATCAATGGCTTGGATGATATTGGTCTT harbors:
- a CDS encoding 3-isopropylmalate dehydratase small subunit; this encodes DELFALKSEITIDLETQTIRTDSQTYDFEVDQERKRRLINGLDDIGLTLQYADEIKAFEVQYFKTYSWI